In the Primulina huaijiensis isolate GDHJ02 unplaced genomic scaffold, ASM1229523v2 scaffold205796, whole genome shotgun sequence genome, tttttttcatTGGAATGTTGATGTAGTACTTCACACGTCAACGAAACATTATTGCCATGTCAGCGTCACGTCGGAAAAGGACTAAAATTAccaagaaaataaaagttagtaGACTAAAGCTGAAATTTAACAACATAGATAATCAAAATCGCGAAAACACAAACATATAGAGCATAAAAAAGCAACTTTTCctaaaatatatatgtgataGATACAAGGAACATATTATCCACAGTATGTTTTGTAAGTGGAAAAATGCAAAAATTCTTGCAAGTTgcatattttttcttttgattatataaatcttgataataaaaaaaattcacttttaGTACTTAGTGCTAACGTGACATAAACTTTTTTAGGATAAGAAAATAAACTAATGTAATAAAATTACCAAGAATTGGAACAAAACTAACCAACCACTCCTTATGACCCTGGAAACCTCGAGGTATCGACATCTTGATAGCGACTTCCATGCCCGATCCAGGCCTTGCCGCGGTGAAAGTTTCCTCATCCAACCACCCTTTGTAAACACGGCCGAAACCTCCTTCGCCGAGCAAATTATCCTTGCAAAAATTTGAGGTGGCTTTCTTAAGTTCATTAAACTTAAAGGCATTTAGATATGGTGACGATAATATCTCACTCTCTGATCTCGGCATTGGTAATTTACTAGATTTCCCATGTTCCAATATCGCTGTCTCCGGATTCGGGGTTGCTAAGGAGGAACTAGGTTTCTCAAGTCTTGGAATAGTGTCGGGTGTTGGCAATTGTGAACAACTAGCTTTAGGGTTCTTGTTGTGAGGCTGGTGGGGCA is a window encoding:
- the LOC140966378 gene encoding probable serine/threonine-protein kinase PBL2, which codes for MEDQTPQKSHPLPTPNLPHQPHNKNPKASCSQLPTPDTIPRLEKPSSSLATPNPETAILEHGKSSKLPMPRSESEILSSPYLNAFKFNELKKATSNFCKDNLLGEGGFGRVYKGWLDEETFTAARPGSGMEVAIKMSIPRGFQGHKEWLSEVNYLGRLRHPNLVKLIGYSLEGEDRILVYEFMPGGSLENHLFK